TGGGTTGAGGAAAAAGATATAAAAATAGAGTAATTTATGCTAAAAATAAACGCAAAATGTGAGAATGAATTTATAGGAAAAAGCTTAAGTGAATTTTTAAAGGCTAAAAACTATAACATCTCTCACATTGCAGTTGAGTTAAACA
The sequence above is a segment of the Campylobacter corcagiensis genome. Coding sequences within it:
- the thiS gene encoding sulfur carrier protein ThiS, producing MLKINAKCENEFIGKSLSEFLKAKNYNISHIAVELNKEIVPKDRYDTTILKSGDILEIVTFVRGG